In one Phyllostomus discolor isolate MPI-MPIP mPhyDis1 chromosome 8, mPhyDis1.pri.v3, whole genome shotgun sequence genomic region, the following are encoded:
- the FZR1 gene encoding fizzy-related protein homolog isoform X1 gives MDQDYERRLLRQIVIQNENTMPCVSEMRRTLTPANSPVSSPSKHGDRFIPSRAGANWSVNFHRINENEKSPSQNRKAKDATSDNGKDGLAYSALLKNELLGAGIEKVQDPQTEDRRLQPSTPEKKGLFTYSLSTKRSSPDDGNDVSPYSLSPVSNKSQKLLRSPRKPTRKISKIPFKVLDAPELQDDFYLNLVDWSSLNVLSVGLGTCVYLWSACTSQVTRLCDLSVEGDSVTSVGWSERGNLVAVGTHKGFVQIWDAAAGKKLSMLEGHTARVGALAWNADQLSSGSRDRMILQRDIRTPPLQLERRLQGHRQEVCGLKWSTDHQLLASGGNDNKLLVWNHSSLSPVQQYTEHLAAVKAIAWSPHQHGLLASGGGTADRCIRFWNTLTGQPLQCIDTGSQVCNLAWSKHANELVSTHGYSQNQILVWKYPSLTQVAKLTGHSYRVLYLAMSPDGEAIVTGAGDETLRFWNVFSKTRSTKVKWESVSVLNLFTRIR, from the exons ATGGACCAGGACTATGAGCGGCGACTCCTCCGGCAGATCGTCATCCAGAACGAGAATACGATGCCCTGT GTCTCAGAGATGCGGCGGACCCTGACGCCTGCCAACTCCCCTGTGTCCTCCCCCAGCAAGCACGGGGACCGCTTCATCCCCTCAAGAGCCGGTGCCAACTGGAGTGTCAATTTCCACAGGATCAAt gaAAATGAGAAGTCTCCCAGCCAGAACCGGAAAGCCAAGGATGCCACCTCAGACAATGGCAAAG ATGGCCTGGCCTACTCGGCCCTGCTGAAGAATGAGCTGCTAGGGGCTGGCATCGAGAAGGTGCAGGACCCACAGACAGAGGACCGCAGGCTGCAGCCCTCCACGCCCGAGAAGAAGGGCCTCTTCACG TATTCCCTCAGTACCAAGCGCTCAAGCCCTGATGACGGCAATGACGTGTCTCCCTATTCCTTGTCCCCCGTCAGCAACAAAAG CCAGAAGTTACTGCGGTCACCCCGGAAACCCACCCGCAAAATCTCCAAGATCCCCTTCAAGGTTCTAGATGCACCTGAGCTGCAGGATGACTTCTACCTGAATCTAGTGGATTGGTCATCTCTCAATGTGCTCAGTGTGGGGCTGGGCACCTGCGTGTACCTGTGGAGTGCCTGTACCAGCCAG GTGACCCGGCTCTGTGACCTTTCTGTGGAAGGGGACTCAGTGACCTCCGTGGGCTGGTCTGAGCGG GGGAACCTGGTGGCTGTCGGCACACATAAGGGCTTCGTGCAGATCTGGGATGCGGCTGCAGGGAAGAAGCTCTCCATGCTGGAAGGCCACACGGCGCGTGTCG GGGCCCTGGCCTGGAATGCTGACCAGCTCTCGTCCGGGAGTCGGGATCGCATGATCCTGCAAAGGGACATCCGCACCCCACCCCTGCAGTTGGAGCGGCGACTGCAGGGCCACCGGCAGGAGGTGTGTGGGCTCAAGTGGTCCACAGACCACCAGCTCCTCGCCTCAGGAGGAAATGACAACAAG CTGCTGGTCTGGAACCACTCAAGTCTGAGTCCTGTGCAGCAGTACACAGAGCACCTGGCGGCCGTGAAGGCCATAGCCTGGTCCCCACACCAGCATGGACTGCTGGCATCTGGCGGCGGCACGGCCGACCGTTGCATCCGCTTCTGGAACACACTCACAGGGCAGCCACTGCAGTGCATCGACACAGGCTCCCAGGTGTGCAACCTGGCCTGGTCCAAGCATGCCAATGAGCTG GTGAGCACGCATGGCTATTCACAGAACCAGATCCTGGTCTGGAAGTACCCGTCCCTGACCCAGGTGGCCAAGTTGACTGGGCACTCCTACCGGGTTCTGTACCTG GCCATGTCCCCTGATGGAGAGGCCATCGTCACTGGTGCTGGCGACGAAACCCTGAGGTTCTGGAATGTCTTTAGCAAAACCCGTTCGACAAAGGTAAAGTGG GAATCCGTGTCCGTTCTCAACCTCTTCACCAGAATCCGGTAA
- the FZR1 gene encoding fizzy-related protein homolog isoform X2: MDQDYERRLLRQIVIQNENTMPCVSEMRRTLTPANSPVSSPSKHGDRFIPSRAGANWSVNFHRINENEKSPSQNRKAKDATSDNGKDGLAYSALLKNELLGAGIEKVQDPQTEDRRLQPSTPEKKGLFTYSLSTKRSSPDDGNDVSPYSLSPVSNKSQKLLRSPRKPTRKISKIPFKVLDAPELQDDFYLNLVDWSSLNVLSVGLGTCVYLWSACTSQVTRLCDLSVEGDSVTSVGWSERGNLVAVGTHKGFVQIWDAAAGKKLSMLEGHTARVGALAWNADQLSSGSRDRMILQRDIRTPPLQLERRLQGHRQEVCGLKWSTDHQLLASGGNDNKLLVWNHSSLSPVQQYTEHLAAVKAIAWSPHQHGLLASGGGTADRCIRFWNTLTGQPLQCIDTGSQVCNLAWSKHANELVSTHGYSQNQILVWKYPSLTQVAKLTGHSYRVLYLAMSPDGEAIVTGAGDETLRFWNVFSKTRSTKESVSVLNLFTRIR; the protein is encoded by the exons ATGGACCAGGACTATGAGCGGCGACTCCTCCGGCAGATCGTCATCCAGAACGAGAATACGATGCCCTGT GTCTCAGAGATGCGGCGGACCCTGACGCCTGCCAACTCCCCTGTGTCCTCCCCCAGCAAGCACGGGGACCGCTTCATCCCCTCAAGAGCCGGTGCCAACTGGAGTGTCAATTTCCACAGGATCAAt gaAAATGAGAAGTCTCCCAGCCAGAACCGGAAAGCCAAGGATGCCACCTCAGACAATGGCAAAG ATGGCCTGGCCTACTCGGCCCTGCTGAAGAATGAGCTGCTAGGGGCTGGCATCGAGAAGGTGCAGGACCCACAGACAGAGGACCGCAGGCTGCAGCCCTCCACGCCCGAGAAGAAGGGCCTCTTCACG TATTCCCTCAGTACCAAGCGCTCAAGCCCTGATGACGGCAATGACGTGTCTCCCTATTCCTTGTCCCCCGTCAGCAACAAAAG CCAGAAGTTACTGCGGTCACCCCGGAAACCCACCCGCAAAATCTCCAAGATCCCCTTCAAGGTTCTAGATGCACCTGAGCTGCAGGATGACTTCTACCTGAATCTAGTGGATTGGTCATCTCTCAATGTGCTCAGTGTGGGGCTGGGCACCTGCGTGTACCTGTGGAGTGCCTGTACCAGCCAG GTGACCCGGCTCTGTGACCTTTCTGTGGAAGGGGACTCAGTGACCTCCGTGGGCTGGTCTGAGCGG GGGAACCTGGTGGCTGTCGGCACACATAAGGGCTTCGTGCAGATCTGGGATGCGGCTGCAGGGAAGAAGCTCTCCATGCTGGAAGGCCACACGGCGCGTGTCG GGGCCCTGGCCTGGAATGCTGACCAGCTCTCGTCCGGGAGTCGGGATCGCATGATCCTGCAAAGGGACATCCGCACCCCACCCCTGCAGTTGGAGCGGCGACTGCAGGGCCACCGGCAGGAGGTGTGTGGGCTCAAGTGGTCCACAGACCACCAGCTCCTCGCCTCAGGAGGAAATGACAACAAG CTGCTGGTCTGGAACCACTCAAGTCTGAGTCCTGTGCAGCAGTACACAGAGCACCTGGCGGCCGTGAAGGCCATAGCCTGGTCCCCACACCAGCATGGACTGCTGGCATCTGGCGGCGGCACGGCCGACCGTTGCATCCGCTTCTGGAACACACTCACAGGGCAGCCACTGCAGTGCATCGACACAGGCTCCCAGGTGTGCAACCTGGCCTGGTCCAAGCATGCCAATGAGCTG GTGAGCACGCATGGCTATTCACAGAACCAGATCCTGGTCTGGAAGTACCCGTCCCTGACCCAGGTGGCCAAGTTGACTGGGCACTCCTACCGGGTTCTGTACCTG GCCATGTCCCCTGATGGAGAGGCCATCGTCACTGGTGCTGGCGACGAAACCCTGAGGTTCTGGAATGTCTTTAGCAAAACCCGTTCGACAAAG GAATCCGTGTCCGTTCTCAACCTCTTCACCAGAATCCGGTAA
- the C8H19orf71 gene encoding uncharacterized protein C19orf71 homolog, with translation MQTLRQEATQHCIPQGTLEVDFPAPLYSDDYLSLMGPRWPPAIKQAVRWAYTPMGCDAAGQLWYTGLTNSDFREAWYTLPRTLDIPYREAYARWLGCYSHRKHSMPSAYTQHLRETAWYDPIVPAQYRVRSPRWGTMLWKDRPIWGKEYVVNRHQYGVEPLGPASDYVPYLSAPQRPRYTAQNYRQWDLEPYCPSTGQRLQPHYTSAV, from the exons ATGCAGACCCTGAGGCAGGAGGCTACCCAGCACTGTATCCCCCAGGGGACCCTGGAAGTGGACTTCCCGGCACCTCTCTACAG TGATGACTACCTGTCCCTCATGGGGCCCCGGTGGCCACCAGCCATCAAGCAGGCGGTACGCTGGGCCTACACGCCCATGGGATGTGATGCGGCTGGCCAGCTGTGGTATACTGGCTTAACCAACTCGGATTTCCGAGAAGCCTGGTACACGCTACCGAGGACCCTGGACATCCCCTACCGGGAGGCTTATGCCCGCTGGCTTGGATGCTACAGCCACCGGAAGCACAGCATGCCCTCAG CCTACACCCAGCACCTTCGGGAAACTGCCTGGTACGACCCCATCGTGCCTGCCCAGTACAGGGTCCGCAGCCCTCGGTGGGGAACCATGCTGTGGAAAGACAGACCCATCTGGGGCAAGGAATATG TGGTCAACAGGCACCAGTACGGGGTGGAGCCGCTGGGGCCGGCCTCAGACTACGTGCCCTACCTGTCGGCACCGCAGCGCCCGCGCTACACGGCCCAGAACTACCGGCAGTGGGACCTGGAACCCTACTGCCCATCCACTGGTCAGCGACTCCAACCCCATTACACGTCTGCAGTCTGA